A region of the Neomicrococcus lactis genome:
CGTCCAAGCCAAGGCCGGAAGCGCCGAACGTTCCGCCTTCGAGGTCATCCGAAGCACGAACCTCAGACTCGGCGTCGGCGCCGAACTTCGAAGCCATGACGATGTCCGTTGGCAATACAATCTCGGTGCCCTCAGAAGCTGCACGGTCCAAGTAACCCTGAACCGTCTGCAACTGGTCCTCTTCCAACAAGGAAGATCCCACAGCGTGTCCCTGAGCCTTCAAGAACGTGAACGCCATACCGCCGCCGACCAGCAGCTTGTCAGCCTTGCCAATCAGGTTGTCGATCACAGCGAGCTTGTCAGAGACCTTGGAACCTCCCAAGACCACCACGAATGGGTGCTCGGTGTTTTCGGTGAGCTTCTTCAGAACCTGAACTTCGGTGGCCACGAGGTCGCCCTGGTATGAAGGCAAAAGAGCAGCGATATCAAAGACGGACGCGTGCTTGCGGTGGACGGCGCCGAAAGCGTCATCGACGTAAGCGCCGTTTTCACCCGTGAGGGCCTTCATTTCCTCGGCAAGTGCGGCACGGTCGCCAGCATCCTTACTGGTCTCGCGAGCATCGAAGCGAACGTTTTCCAAGATCAAAACGTCACCATCAGCCAGTTCGGCAGCCAGCTTCTGAGCCGACTCGCCCGTGACATCATCAGCAAGAACAACGTTGAGTCCGGAAAGTTCACGCAAACGATCAGCTGCGGGCTTCAGGGAGTACTTAGGATCGGCTTCACCCTTCGGACGGCCCAAATGAGCCATCACGATGACCTTTACGCCAGCTTCCGCGAGCTTCTGGATCACCGGCAAGGAAGCGCGAACTCGGCCGTCATCCGTAATGGTGGAACCATCCAACGGGACGTTGAGGTCGGAACGGACAAGGACAGCGCGTCCGGAAACGTTTTCGGACAGCAGGGCGTCAAGTGTCTGTGCAGTCATACCTTCAATCTATACGAAATCCCCGGTCAATGACCGGGGATTCGCGGGGTGTGAAGCGGGATTTTTTTAGTACGACGATGAAGCGCGGCTTAAGCGGCTGAGTTCAGCTTTTCTGCCACGAGCTTCGTGAGGTCTACGAGACGGCAAGAGTAGCCCCACTCGTTGTCATACCAGGCAATAACCTTGACCGTCTGACCAATGGACTTGGTCAACGGAGCATCGAAGATCAAAGAAGATGGATCCGTGACGATGTCAGAGGAAACAATCGGATCTTCGCTGTACTTCAAGTAACCCTTGAGCGGTCCTTCTTCAGATGCCTTCTTGAACGCGGCGTTGACCTCTTCAACTTCAGCGTGACGCGTCAGCTCAACCGTGAGGTCCGTTGCCGAACCCGTGATGACAGGAACGCGCATCGCGAAGCCGTCCAGCTTGCCCTTGAGCTCTGGGATGACTTCGCCGATGGCCTTCGCAGCACCGGTCGAGGTAGGGATCATGTTCTGAGCGGCTGCACGAGCGCGGCGCTGGTCCTTGTTGTGCGCGTTGTCGTGCAGGTTCTGGTCGCCCGTGTAAGCGTGGATGGTGGTCATAATGCCGCCCACGATTCCAAAGTTCTCGTGAAGCACCTTGACCATTGGGGCCAAGCAGTTGGTGGTGCACGATGCGTTGGAAATGATGTGCTGCGTGGCGCCGTCGTACTTGTCATCGTTCACGCCCATGACGAACGTTCCGTCAACGTCCTTACCGGGAGCGGACAGAACGACCTTCTTGGCGCCAGCGTCAATGTGCTTCTGCGCATCGGCGCCCTTGTTGAAGTGTCCCGTGCATTCCAGCACGATCTCGACAGCCAACTCGGCCCATGGCAAGTTTGCGGGATCTTTTTCTGCGGAAACCTTGATCGACTTGCCGTCGAGAACCAAGGTGTCCCCTTCAACAGCGATGCTCTTGCCGTAGGCACCCAAGATGGTGTCGTACTTTACGAGCATGGCAATGTCATCGATGTCGGTGAGGTCGTTGATGGCGACAAGTTCCAATTCCGGCGCGTACTTCTCAAGTACTCGAAGTACGTTTCGACCGATGCGGCCGAAACCATTGATGGCGATACGGGTGGTCACTAATATCTCTCCTTGAAGAGTTGAGGATGGCAATCAATAAGAAAGGCCCTGCCCTGAGAAAACTCTCAGAGTCAGGGCCTCGACGCCTATGTACATCCTACGCTAACGAATGACGCAGGATATGACCAGCGTCACAAAAATTACTTAACTGGGACGATCAGCTGCGATGCACCGTTGCGGGCTGCTTCGAAGCGAGCAGAAACGTCTGCCCAGTTCACGATGTTCCAGAATGCCTTGACGTAGTCAGCCTTCACGTTGACGTAGTCGAGGTAGAAAGCGTGCTCCCACATGTCCAGCATGAGCAACGGGGTGGTTGCTACTGGGACGTTGCCCTGCTGATCGTAGAGCTGCTCGATGACAAGGTTGCCGCCGAGGCCTTCGAAAGCCAAGAGTGCCCAGCCGGAACCCTGGATACCGAGGGCAGCCTGGGTGAAGTGGTTCTTGAATGCGTCGAACGAACCAAAAGCATCGTCAATCGCTGCTGCGAGCTCGCCTTCTGGCTTGTCGCCGCCTTCTGGAGACAAGTTGTTCCAGAAGATCGAGTGGTTGGTGTGTCCACCCAAGTTGAATGCAAGATCCTTGGAGAGCTTGGCGATGTTCGCGAAGTCATCCTTCTCGCGAGCTTCTGCGAGCTGCTCAAGTGCCTTGTTGGCGCCAGCAACGTAGGTTGCGTGGTGCTTGGAGTGGTGAAGTTCCATGATGCGTGCCGAGATGTTTGGCTCGAGCGCAGCGTAGTCGTAAGGAAGTTCTGGAAGTGAATACGTAGCCATTCTTTTCTCCTGTACTGCCTCGCCAGTGCGGGGCTCTTTTCTTACCTTACTGACAAGTGAACTCACTTCTCCACTGCATCGCAACGTACTTTGCGCAACGTCTCTAGCGAAGACTCAGTTCACCGTACAGTCCAACAATGGGCGGCGCCTTAGCCGTCCATTACATCTAAGGGAACGCTATCTTCGGTGCCCGGTATTCCCAATTCAGCTGCGCGCTTATCTGCCATAGCCAAGAGCCTGCGAATACGGCCAGCAATAGCGTCTTTGGTCATCGGAGGATCCGCCAAGCGACCCAATTCGTCCAGGCTGGCTTGCTTGTGCTGAACGCGCAATTCGCCCGCATATTTGAGGTGGTCTGGAACGTCGTCGCTCAGGATCTCCAAAGCGCGCTCGACGCGAGCACCGGCCGCAACCGCAGCCTGGGCCGAACGACGCAAGTTGGCGTCGTCGAAATTGGCAAGACGGTTAGCGGTAGCGCGAACCTCCTTGCGCATGCGGCGTTCTTCCCACGTCAACAACGTTTCGTGGGCACCCATGCGGGTCAAAAGTTCAGCGATAGCATCGCCGTCACGGATAACCACGCGGTCAACGCCGCGCACTTCGCGAGCCTTCGCAGTAATGCCCAATCGGCGAGCGGATCCCACCAATGCCAACGCAGCTTCCGCGCCAGGGCACGTGATTTCAAGGGCAGAAGACCGGCCTGGTTCCGTCAAAGAACCGTGTGCAAGGAAGGCACCACGCCAAGCAGCCTCGGCGTCTGCAACAGAGCCGTTGACAATTGCCGGCGGCAAGCCACGAACAGGACGTCCGCGAGCATCGAGAAGTCCGGTCTGTCGGGCCAAAGCCTCGCCGTCGCGCACTACGCGAATGACGTAACGGCTGCCGCGGCGCAAGCCGCTTCCGGTGACGACAACAATATCTGCGGTGTGCCCGTACATCTCGCCAATAGCCTGACGAAGACGTCGAGCCGTTGCGGCGAGATCTACCTCGGCCTCAATAACAACTCGACCGGAAATGATGTGCAAACCACCAGCAAATCGGAGAAGAGTCGATATCTCGGCCTTACGCACCGAAGATTTGGTGACTTCCAGCCGGGACAGTTCGTCCTTGACTGAAGCAGTCAATGCCATGTACTTACTCCTCTTCTGGGGCTGATTACTCCCCCTGACAGCCATCTCACTCTAGACGAACGCGGTAAACACGTTGTGATATGCAGCCGTCAACCTTAACGGATCATGAATAGCACTGCCCAATCCAACCCCCACTCTATCGAAGAACACTCGAGCGCAAATGCCCTCGGCTGCCTTCTCAAAAGCGTCAACATCTTCGACTGCAGAATTATCTGCTAGCACCGCATCTACCCGCAGGTCAGGCGCATAACGATGAATCGTCTGCAAGTGCCCGGCCGCGTCCATGCCAACGGTTTCTTTGGTATCTGTGGTCAAATTCATCGTGACCAAGATTCGCGCATTCGTGTTCTGGAGCGCTTCGCGAATACCCGGCAACAAGATGTGGGGCATGACCGAGGTGTACCAAGAGCCTGGGCCCACAACGCACCAATCTGCATTCATGATCTCATTGACCGCTTCTTGGCATGCGGGTGCGTCGGCGGGAATCAAGTTCACGTCCGTGACGGTTCCTTGGTTGCCGGCCTTGGCCAATTGTGCTTGACCCGTCACTCTTGTCTGCTTGAGCTGGCCGTTGCCGGCATCACCCATGATGACGCCTGAAATCGCTAGCGGCTCCACGCTCATGGGAAGCACTTGGCCGCGAGCTCCGAGGAGCGCGCCAGCCCATCGCAGACCCTGAACCGGGTCGCCCAGAAGCTCCCACAATGCAGTGATCAGCAAGTTGCCCATGGCGTGACCGTCCAGGCTCCCCTCAGAACCTGGCTTGGACTTGAAGCGGTGCTGCATCACGTCGCGCCACGTGCGGCCCCAGTCCGTATCGTCACACAGCGCAGACAGCGCCATGCGCAGATCGCCGGGCGGCAAGACATCAAGCTCTTCGCGAATGCGGCCCGAAGAACCGCCATCGTCGGCAACGGTGACCACAGCGGTCAGTTCGCTGGTCAAGCGTCGCAGGGCTTTCAACGATGCAGACAAGCCATGCCCGCCGCCAAGCGCAACCACCTTGAGAGGATCTGAATCTCCTCGAGGGGTCGGCAAAGGCACGAGTGGCATCATTCCTGTCATGAACGACAAGGCTACTCCCGCCCTAGATCGCGGTGAGCAACCGTCACGCGGACCGAGGGCAAAGCGGAGAGGCGTCGACCAAGTTCTTCCGCGATAGCCACTGAGCGGTGCTTTCCGCCCGTGCAGCCCACGGCAAGCGTCGCGTAGTGCTTGTTTTCACGGCGGTAGCCCTCGAGCACTGGCTCAAGCGCTGCTACGTAGTGCTCAATGAACTGCTGCGTTCCGTGGCCTTCCAAGACGAACTCGGCCACCTCTGGATCTTGGCCAGTGTGGGCACGCAGTTCTGGGACCCAGTGCGGGTTCGGCACAAAACGTACATCGGCGACGAAGTTGGCGTCCGTCGGCAGTCCGTATTTGAATCCGAAGCTCATGATGTTCAGACGAAGCACAATGGGCCCATCGTCGGAGAACAACTGGGTGATCTCACGATTCAAATCATGGACGTTGAAATTCGAGGTATCGAGGACAACGTCGGCACTCGAGCGGATTTCTGCCAAAAGCTCGCGCTCCGCGGCGATGCCTTCAGAGATGCGGCCAGATCCCTGCAACGGGTGCGGCCGGCGACCCTGTTCGAAGCGACGAACCAACACAGGTTCCGAGGCTTCCAAGAACAGCACCCGGTACTTCACTCCAGCGGCCGTCAGTGCGTTGAGGCTCTCACGAATCGACTCAAAAAGATGCTTGCTGCGCACGTCCATGACCACCGCGAGACGCGGGATGGACATGGGGTTACGCGCTACGAGATCAGCCAAAGTACCGATCAGCTGCGGCGGCAAATTCTCCACCACATACCAACCATGATCCTCAAGCGCGTGCGACGTTGTAGTACGTCCTGCTCCTGACAACCCAGTCACTATGAGCAATTCAGACTCCTGTGGTTTCTCAGCCACTAGCTCATTCGCGGTACGTTCACTCGACATACAACAACCCTATCCCGATATTCGGCGCATCATTCCGAAATTTCTTGAGCGCTCTCGGTCTCCTCTTCAGCCTCTCCAGCGTTGGACTGTGCCACGCGTTCGTGCACGTTCGCGGCGAGCTTAGGGCCGAAACCTGGCACGGCCAGCAGCTCCTCGAGGGAAGCAGCCCGGATCTTCTTGACGCTGCCAAAGTGCTTGAGCAGAGCTTGCCGCTTCGCTGCGCCCAAACCAGGGATGTCGTCGAGCACGGAAGAAATCATGGACTTGGCACGACGTTCGCGGTGGAACGTGATGGCAAAACGGTGAGCCTCGTCGCGGATTCTCTGCAACAGATACAGGCCAGCGGAGGCACGCGGGAAGATCACGGGGAACGGATCCTCCGGAACCCAGACCTCTTCCAGACGCTTTGCAAGCCCGATAACCGGCATATCCATGATGCCCAAGTCAGCCAACGCGGCAACGGCGGCGCTCACCTGTGGTGGACCACCATCGACCACCACAAGGCTTGGCGGGTACGCGAACTTCTTTGCGGGCGCCTGCCGGGCTTCCTCCACGGAAATCTGACCGGATGCCTGCTCTTCGTTGGCAGAAAGATCCGCGAGGTAGTGCTGGAAGCGTCGCGAAATGACGTCATACATCGAGGCGGTGTCGTCCCGAGCGGCGTCGCCGGTGATCTTGAACTTTCGGTACTCGCTCTTCTTCGGAAGGCCGTCTTCGACCACCACCATCGACGCCACCACGTTCGTGCCGGACACATGCGAAATGTCGAAGCACTCAATGCGCAGTGGAGGTTCGGCAAGTCCCAGATTCTCTTGAAGTTCTTGAATACCTTGGGATCGCACAGTGATGTCGCCAGAGCGGCGAGACTTGTGCAACGCCAGCGCCTGGACTGCGTTCTCTCGAACCGTTTCCATCAGGATGGCCTTCTCACCGCGTTGCGGAACCCGAAGCGACACCGCAGAACCACGCAGGTCGCGCAACCACTGAGTAACGTCCGCCTCGTTAGCGGGCAGGGTCGGTACGAGAACCTCGCGAGGTATGCGATCGGCGTCGTCCATCTCGCCATAGACCTGCTGTAGCAAGTGCTCAATGAAATCTTCCGGCGCCGCGTCCTCGACCTTCTCCACGACCCAGCCGCGCTGCCCGCGAATCCGCCCGTGCCGCACATGGAACACTTGCACGGCGGCTTCCAATTCATCTTCCGCGACGGCGAAAATATCCGCTTCGGTACTGTCATCCAGTACGACGGCGTTGCGTTCAAACACGCGGCGAAGTGCGGCAATTTCATCGCGCAAGCGGGCGGCAGATTCGTAGTCCATGACTTTCGCGGCCGCGGCCATTTTCGCTTCCAATTCGCGAATGAATTTGCTGCCATCACTCGCCATGAATTGAACAAGGTCTTCGGCGAGTTTCCGGTGCTCTTCTTCGCTGACACGGCCGACGCACGGAGCGGAGCACTTGCCGATGTAACCCATGAGGCATGGACGGCCCGCACGCTCGGCACGGTTGAAAATCCCTCGCGAACACGAGCGGATCGGGAAAACTCTCAGGACGGTATCGAGGGTTTCGCGAATGGCCTTCGCCGGGTAAAACGGGCCGAAATACTTGGTGCCCGGTAGCTTGTCACCGCGCATGACGAGGGCACGCGGGTACTTGTCCCCCATCGTGATGGCCAGGTAGGGGTACGTCTTGTCATCGCGGAACACGATGTTGAAGCGCGGTGAATACTCTTTGATCCAGGTGTATTCGAGCTGGAGCGCTTCGAGCTCACTGCCAACCACCGTCCACTCCACCGAAGACGCGGTATGGACCATCGTGTACGTCTTCGTGGACAGCTGGGCCGGGTTCGCGAAATAGCTGTTCAGTCGTGAGCGAAGGTTCTTCGCCTTACCCACGTAAACCACACGTCCGCTGGGGTCACGGAATCGATAAACACCAGGTTGGGTAGGGATCTCCCCCGTTTTTGGTCGATAACTCGACGGATCAGCCACTCTCGACTCGCTTAAATGGGTGTCTGCGGCGACTGGTTGTAGTGCTCCACTCGCTCTTGACCGGTGATGGCGGCAATGGCGTCCATGATCTCGTCCGTAGCCTTACGGCGCATCGGCAACGGATGCTTGGCGCCAACATGTTCGAACTGCAGGGGCTTGCCAACAGTCAACGTGAACTTCGAGAACTTGATGCCGTTGCTGCCTGCGGGCTGGAGCTTCTCAGTACCAGCAAGTCCAACAGGGACAACAGGTGCGCCCGTCGTGAGGGCCAGCCAGGCAACACCCGTGCGACCACGGTATAAACGACCGTCGCGGGAACGTGTGCCCTCGGGATAGATGCCAACGCCTTCGTTGTTTTCCAAGATGTCTACGAGCGACGCCAACGCAGCAACGGAGGCTGCTTGTTCACCGCGCTGCACGGGAATGGAACCGACCGACTCAAAGAAGGTCTTCATGAGCTTGCCTTTGAGGCCCGGACCCGTGAAGTACTCAGCTTTCGCGAAGAACGCCACTTTTCGAGGCATGAGTGCCTGAATGATCACACTGTCCAAGAAGGACAAGTGATTGCTGGCGATGATGAAGGGGCCGTCCTTGGGAACGTTCTCCAAACCCGTCACGGTAGGGCGGCACGTCAGCTTAATCGTGGCAGAAAAAGTCGCACGAACTGCATCAAAAGTTTCCACGAAAGCTCCTTGTGCTCCTTTGCAGCTTATGAGGAATGGGCGGGAATGAGCATATCGCGCAATTCGGCTGCAGTGGTGACAATTGCGTCCGGGTGACTTGCTTCGAGTTCGCCTTCGGGCGCAAATCCCCACTTCACGCCGACCGTGACCAGCCCGAGTTCGTTGCCGGCATCGAGGTCGAAATGACGGTCGCCCACCATGACGGTGCGTTCCGGTTCAGTTCCTAGAGCGTCGAGCGCTGCTTGCACAATGCGGAGCTTGCCGGGGCCATGACTCCGGATCACCGACTCATCCATTTCAGCGCCGTGAAGGGTCGTGAAGAACGGTGCCAGATCCAGGTTGTTGATGATCATGGTTGCAGGAACGATTGGCTTCGACGTGGCTAAAGCCACCTTGATGCCATGTTCGTGAGCGTCCTTGATGAACGCTTCCATTCCGTCATACGCTCGAGCAATTTTGAGGCCCTCATTCCAGTACCAAGCTCGGTACTCTTTCACGAGTTTGTCAGCCATGTCAGCGTCCA
Encoded here:
- the uvrC gene encoding excinuclease ABC subunit UvrC — its product is MADPSSYRPKTGEIPTQPGVYRFRDPSGRVVYVGKAKNLRSRLNSYFANPAQLSTKTYTMVHTASSVEWTVVGSELEALQLEYTWIKEYSPRFNIVFRDDKTYPYLAITMGDKYPRALVMRGDKLPGTKYFGPFYPAKAIRETLDTVLRVFPIRSCSRGIFNRAERAGRPCLMGYIGKCSAPCVGRVSEEEHRKLAEDLVQFMASDGSKFIRELEAKMAAAAKVMDYESAARLRDEIAALRRVFERNAVVLDDSTEADIFAVAEDELEAAVQVFHVRHGRIRGQRGWVVEKVEDAAPEDFIEHLLQQVYGEMDDADRIPREVLVPTLPANEADVTQWLRDLRGSAVSLRVPQRGEKAILMETVRENAVQALALHKSRRSGDITVRSQGIQELQENLGLAEPPLRIECFDISHVSGTNVVASMVVVEDGLPKKSEYRKFKITGDAARDDTASMYDVISRRFQHYLADLSANEEQASGQISVEEARQAPAKKFAYPPSLVVVDGGPPQVSAAVAALADLGIMDMPVIGLAKRLEEVWVPEDPFPVIFPRASAGLYLLQRIRDEAHRFAITFHRERRAKSMISSVLDDIPGLGAAKRQALLKHFGSVKKIRAASLEELLAVPGFGPKLAANVHERVAQSNAGEAEEETESAQEISE
- a CDS encoding gluconeogenesis factor YvcK family protein, with the translated sequence MSFMTGMMPLVPLPTPRGDSDPLKVVALGGGHGLSASLKALRRLTSELTAVVTVADDGGSSGRIREELDVLPPGDLRMALSALCDDTDWGRTWRDVMQHRFKSKPGSEGSLDGHAMGNLLITALWELLGDPVQGLRWAGALLGARGQVLPMSVEPLAISGVIMGDAGNGQLKQTRVTGQAQLAKAGNQGTVTDVNLIPADAPACQEAVNEIMNADWCVVGPGSWYTSVMPHILLPGIREALQNTNARILVTMNLTTDTKETVGMDAAGHLQTIHRYAPDLRVDAVLADNSAVEDVDAFEKAAEGICARVFFDRVGVGLGSAIHDPLRLTAAYHNVFTAFV
- the gap gene encoding type I glyceraldehyde-3-phosphate dehydrogenase, with the translated sequence MTTRIAINGFGRIGRNVLRVLEKYAPELELVAINDLTDIDDIAMLVKYDTILGAYGKSIAVEGDTLVLDGKSIKVSAEKDPANLPWAELAVEIVLECTGHFNKGADAQKHIDAGAKKVVLSAPGKDVDGTFVMGVNDDKYDGATQHIISNASCTTNCLAPMVKVLHENFGIVGGIMTTIHAYTGDQNLHDNAHNKDQRRARAAAQNMIPTSTGAAKAIGEVIPELKGKLDGFAMRVPVITGSATDLTVELTRHAEVEEVNAAFKKASEEGPLKGYLKYSEDPIVSSDIVTDPSSLIFDAPLTKSIGQTVKVIAWYDNEWGYSCRLVDLTKLVAEKLNSAA
- a CDS encoding superoxide dismutase, with product MATYSLPELPYDYAALEPNISARIMELHHSKHHATYVAGANKALEQLAEAREKDDFANIAKLSKDLAFNLGGHTNHSIFWNNLSPEGGDKPEGELAAAIDDAFGSFDAFKNHFTQAALGIQGSGWALLAFEGLGGNLVIEQLYDQQGNVPVATTPLLMLDMWEHAFYLDYVNVKADYVKAFWNIVNWADVSARFEAARNGASQLIVPVK
- the rapZ gene encoding RNase adapter RapZ, coding for MSSERTANELVAEKPQESELLIVTGLSGAGRTTTSHALEDHGWYVVENLPPQLIGTLADLVARNPMSIPRLAVVMDVRSKHLFESIRESLNALTAAGVKYRVLFLEASEPVLVRRFEQGRRPHPLQGSGRISEGIAAERELLAEIRSSADVVLDTSNFNVHDLNREITQLFSDDGPIVLRLNIMSFGFKYGLPTDANFVADVRFVPNPHWVPELRAHTGQDPEVAEFVLEGHGTQQFIEHYVAALEPVLEGYRRENKHYATLAVGCTGGKHRSVAIAEELGRRLSALPSVRVTVAHRDLGRE
- a CDS encoding lysophospholipid acyltransferase family protein encodes the protein METFDAVRATFSATIKLTCRPTVTGLENVPKDGPFIIASNHLSFLDSVIIQALMPRKVAFFAKAEYFTGPGLKGKLMKTFFESVGSIPVQRGEQAASVAALASLVDILENNEGVGIYPEGTRSRDGRLYRGRTGVAWLALTTGAPVVPVGLAGTEKLQPAGSNGIKFSKFTLTVGKPLQFEHVGAKHPLPMRRKATDEIMDAIAAITGQERVEHYNQSPQTPI
- the whiA gene encoding DNA-binding protein WhiA, translated to MALTASVKDELSRLEVTKSSVRKAEISTLLRFAGGLHIISGRVVIEAEVDLAATARRLRQAIGEMYGHTADIVVVTGSGLRRGSRYVIRVVRDGEALARQTGLLDARGRPVRGLPPAIVNGSVADAEAAWRGAFLAHGSLTEPGRSSALEITCPGAEAALALVGSARRLGITAKAREVRGVDRVVIRDGDAIAELLTRMGAHETLLTWEERRMRKEVRATANRLANFDDANLRRSAQAAVAAGARVERALEILSDDVPDHLKYAGELRVQHKQASLDELGRLADPPMTKDAIAGRIRRLLAMADKRAAELGIPGTEDSVPLDVMDG
- a CDS encoding phosphoglycerate kinase, translated to MTAQTLDALLSENVSGRAVLVRSDLNVPLDGSTITDDGRVRASLPVIQKLAEAGVKVIVMAHLGRPKGEADPKYSLKPAADRLRELSGLNVVLADDVTGESAQKLAAELADGDVLILENVRFDARETSKDAGDRAALAEEMKALTGENGAYVDDAFGAVHRKHASVFDIAALLPSYQGDLVATEVQVLKKLTENTEHPFVVVLGGSKVSDKLAVIDNLIGKADKLLVGGGMAFTFLKAQGHAVGSSLLEEDQLQTVQGYLDRAASEGTEIVLPTDIVMASKFGADAESEVRASDDLEGGTFGASGLGLDVGPDTTAAFAQEITNAKTVFWNGPMGVFEIEAFAGGTRGVAQALADSAAFSVVGGGDSAAAVRALGFDESNFGHISTGGGASLEYLEGKELPGLTALEGN
- a CDS encoding HAD hydrolase-like protein; the encoded protein is MGVEQDMKSAAGKAPGNYDAVILDLDGTVADPAGAITYGMARALEQCGLPVPSEEELENLVGPPLFYGFSSLDGVDADMADKLVKEYRAWYWNEGLKIARAYDGMEAFIKDAHEHGIKVALATSKPIVPATMIINNLDLAPFFTTLHGAEMDESVIRSHGPGKLRIVQAALDALGTEPERTVMVGDRHFDLDAGNELGLVTVGVKWGFAPEGELEASHPDAIVTTAAELRDMLIPAHSS